In a single window of the Leptospiraceae bacterium genome:
- a CDS encoding phosphoribosylformylglycinamidine cyclo-ligase has protein sequence MSNNPITYKDAGVDTEAGRSFVDSIKKNVHSTHNARVLGGLGGFAAAYDVSFLKNYKEPILLSCTDGVGTKLELARLLDKHDTIGIDLVAMSVNDLLVSGARPMFFLDYISCGKLDIKKMEQIVSGIVAGCKLCGAALVGGETAEHPGTMKPDEYDLAGFAVGAVEKSEMIDGKNIQVGDVIIGIESSGPHSNGYSLLRKLYLKNGALPSDKETLSFIADYLMKPTHIYVESILKLLLKEEIKGMIHITGGGFYENIPRILKKEHAARILKKDLPESYVFNKIRKDHSLDERDMYSTFNMGVGFILIIPKDRVSSALQELSALGEAAKVIGEVISRKDEEVEMI, from the coding sequence ATGTCAAATAATCCAATTACTTATAAAGATGCAGGAGTCGATACAGAAGCAGGAAGAAGCTTTGTAGATTCCATCAAAAAAAATGTTCACTCTACTCACAATGCAAGAGTCCTTGGAGGATTAGGCGGATTTGCCGCTGCCTATGATGTTTCCTTTTTAAAGAATTACAAAGAGCCAATTTTATTATCCTGCACAGATGGAGTTGGAACCAAATTAGAACTCGCTAGACTATTAGACAAACACGATACGATAGGAATTGACTTAGTAGCCATGAGCGTCAACGACTTATTAGTCTCAGGTGCTCGTCCAATGTTTTTTTTGGACTATATTTCCTGTGGAAAATTAGATATTAAGAAAATGGAACAAATCGTTTCTGGAATTGTAGCAGGTTGCAAACTCTGTGGCGCTGCACTCGTAGGCGGTGAAACAGCAGAGCATCCAGGCACAATGAAACCTGATGAATATGATCTAGCTGGATTTGCAGTTGGAGCAGTTGAGAAATCAGAAATGATCGACGGCAAAAATATCCAGGTAGGAGATGTAATCATCGGAATCGAATCGAGTGGTCCGCATAGCAATGGCTATTCCCTACTCCGAAAACTCTATTTGAAAAACGGAGCGCTTCCAAGCGACAAAGAGACATTATCCTTTATAGCTGATTATCTTATGAAACCAACTCATATCTATGTAGAATCTATTTTGAAATTGCTTTTGAAAGAAGAAATAAAAGGAATGATTCATATCACCGGCGGAGGGTTTTACGAGAATATACCACGTATCCTCAAAAAAGAACACGCCGCACGAATCCTCAAAAAAGATTTACCAGAAAGTTATGTATTTAACAAAATCAGAAAAGATCATTCCCTCGATGAGCGCGATATGTATTCTACTTTTAATATGGGCGTAGGATTTATCCTGATTATCCCCAAGGACAGAGTTTCAAGTGCATTACAAGAATTATCCGCTCTTGGCGAAGCAGCAAAAGTTATTGGAGAAGTAATTTCCCGCAAAGATGAAGAAGTGGAGATGATATAG
- a CDS encoding HXXEE domain-containing protein: MHEVLFLMAFTLHNIEEGIWLPDWSKYAKNFHPPVSRNEFHFALLIVTVCGYLLTFIFSIYGEFFPIIKYAYLGFVLMMCFNSIFPHLLATIVLKKYSPGTITGLMLNLPFGSYIIFNKYNSLLDYDKLLIGFAVVSAVTITSLKPLFKLGAKLIDEY; the protein is encoded by the coding sequence ATGCATGAAGTTTTATTTTTAATGGCTTTTACTTTGCACAATATTGAAGAAGGAATCTGGCTTCCTGATTGGTCTAAATATGCAAAGAATTTTCATCCTCCTGTTAGTAGGAACGAATTTCATTTCGCATTATTAATTGTCACAGTATGTGGATACCTATTGACATTTATTTTTTCAATCTATGGAGAATTTTTTCCAATTATCAAATATGCTTATTTAGGTTTTGTATTGATGATGTGTTTTAATTCTATATTTCCCCATTTATTAGCCACAATTGTTCTGAAAAAATATTCACCTGGAACGATTACAGGATTGATGTTAAATTTGCCTTTCGGATCCTATATCATTTTTAACAAATACAACTCCTTGCTTGATTACGATAAATTACTAATTGGATTTGCTGTGGTAAGCGCAGTTACTATAACCTCTTTAAAGCCTCTATTTAAACTTGGAGCGAAATTAATAGATGAGTATTAA
- a CDS encoding carotenoid 1,2-hydratase: MKLIRIILLAYSFSLFSQLLAIEFPKEHTFHKDFALEWCYFIGNLNTKDGKELGYELSFFKAKLNGKEEIFPVHFAISDISNKKHYTAQTIERKIGNLAAYNDLLIRSGDYRIEILGESEFKIAANPRKENISLELHLSAPKKEILLHGDKGLSIKSNQDKNIYSYYYSIPRLTTKGYLKIGERKLEVASGTSWMDHEWSIPISDLDKNRDAKKTLASEENSWDWICLNFEDGSDLMLFNFRKTKSDSSETFGTLRLPNGEIKHFQSREEIKLDAKETIWKSKETNKRYPTNWKIESNDLNLEIEMRFPEQEFIAFSTTGNSYWEGSVTAKGTYKGKPVAAKGYLEMKGY, from the coding sequence TTGAAACTAATCCGTATTATCCTTCTGGCTTATAGCTTTTCCCTTTTTTCCCAATTACTTGCTATCGAATTTCCGAAAGAACATACTTTTCACAAAGACTTTGCTTTAGAGTGGTGTTATTTTATTGGAAATCTAAATACAAAAGACGGAAAGGAACTGGGTTATGAACTAAGTTTTTTTAAAGCCAAATTAAATGGAAAAGAAGAAATCTTTCCTGTTCATTTTGCGATTTCTGATATTTCAAACAAAAAGCATTATACAGCACAGACAATAGAACGAAAGATTGGAAATCTTGCGGCTTACAATGATTTACTCATACGAAGTGGTGATTATAGAATTGAAATTTTAGGAGAATCAGAATTTAAAATCGCAGCCAATCCAAGAAAAGAAAATATTTCTCTAGAGCTTCATTTATCTGCTCCCAAAAAAGAAATTCTACTGCATGGAGATAAAGGTTTATCAATCAAAAGCAATCAAGACAAAAATATCTATTCGTATTATTACTCTATTCCAAGGTTAACCACAAAGGGATATCTAAAAATCGGGGAGCGCAAACTAGAAGTAGCCTCTGGAACTTCCTGGATGGATCATGAATGGAGTATTCCAATTTCTGATTTGGATAAGAATCGTGACGCCAAAAAAACTCTGGCATCAGAAGAAAATTCCTGGGACTGGATTTGTTTAAACTTTGAAGATGGATCAGACTTAATGCTTTTTAATTTCCGAAAGACAAAATCAGATTCTTCCGAAACATTTGGAACACTGCGATTGCCTAACGGAGAAATAAAACATTTTCAATCCAGAGAAGAAATTAAACTGGATGCAAAAGAAACTATTTGGAAGAGCAAAGAGACTAATAAGCGTTATCCAACGAACTGGAAAATTGAGTCGAATGACTTGAACCTAGAAATTGAAATGCGATTTCCCGAACAAGAATTTATTGCCTTTTCTACAACAGGAAATTCCTATTGGGAAGGATCAGTCACAGCAAAGGGAACATACAAAGGTAAGCCAGTAGCGGCTAAGGGCTACTTGGAGATGAAGGGGTATTAA
- a CDS encoding NAD(P)H-binding protein, translating to MKTNGFHTITGAFGYSGKYIAKRLLEQGIKTRTITNSTQRKNPFGDKIEVHPFHFDEPEKLVESLKGCEVLYNTYWVRFNHSLFNHASAVSNTIQLFEAAKKAGVQRIVHVSITNPDSNSDLEYFQGKGVLEEKLKESGISYAILRPTVLFGEEDILINNIAYLLRTFPLFPIAGNGKYKLQPIYVDDLARIAVEEGANRENKIINAIGPDTFSFQELVETIAEAIGKKPIVFHSPAELVFLFGWIFGKVKGDILLTYPEFKGLMRDLLFVTTPPTGKVSLRSWLKENSSLLGKQYASEVGRRKDRVNAYL from the coding sequence ATGAAAACGAACGGATTTCATACAATCACAGGTGCTTTCGGATATTCAGGAAAATACATAGCAAAAAGACTTTTAGAACAAGGAATTAAGACTCGAACGATTACAAATTCCACACAAAGGAAAAATCCTTTTGGGGATAAAATTGAAGTTCATCCTTTTCATTTTGATGAGCCAGAAAAATTAGTAGAATCCCTGAAAGGTTGTGAAGTGTTATACAATACCTATTGGGTGCGTTTTAATCACAGTTTGTTTAATCATGCCTCAGCCGTTTCGAACACAATTCAATTGTTTGAAGCAGCAAAAAAAGCAGGCGTTCAAAGAATAGTTCATGTAAGCATAACAAATCCAGATTCTAATTCGGATTTAGAATACTTTCAAGGCAAAGGTGTCTTAGAAGAAAAATTAAAAGAGTCAGGAATTTCCTACGCGATTCTTCGACCCACTGTATTGTTTGGCGAAGAAGATATTTTGATAAATAACATTGCTTATCTGCTCCGAACCTTTCCCTTATTTCCAATAGCGGGTAATGGCAAATACAAGCTACAACCAATCTATGTAGATGACCTGGCAAGAATTGCCGTAGAAGAAGGAGCCAATCGAGAAAACAAAATTATCAATGCAATCGGTCCTGATACTTTTAGTTTTCAAGAATTAGTAGAAACAATCGCGGAAGCAATCGGGAAAAAGCCAATCGTGTTTCACTCGCCTGCCGAATTAGTTTTCTTGTTCGGATGGATTTTCGGAAAAGTAAAAGGAGATATTTTACTAACCTATCCTGAATTCAAAGGCTTAATGAGAGATCTTTTATTTGTAACCACTCCTCCTACCGGAAAGGTTTCTTTAAGGAGTTGGCTAAAAGAAAACTCTTCCTTGCTCGGTAAACAATACGCATCCGAAGTCGGTAGGAGAAAAGACAGAGTAAACGCTTATCTTTAA
- a CDS encoding 1-acyl-sn-glycerol-3-phosphate acyltransferase: MQEGGWVHIFPEGTRNRKPELGIQNNFTQGIAHLLLAANPIVLPFYHSGMEKILPVGAILPRVGKKVKIIFGEPILFDEQYSKNILKENSLNTSNARESVQVITDWTFQVLKRLEQ; the protein is encoded by the coding sequence TTGCAGGAAGGAGGCTGGGTTCATATATTTCCAGAAGGAACTAGAAATAGAAAACCCGAACTCGGTATTCAAAATAATTTCACCCAGGGAATCGCACATTTACTATTAGCCGCAAACCCGATAGTTCTACCTTTCTATCATTCCGGTATGGAAAAAATTTTACCGGTAGGCGCCATACTACCGAGGGTCGGGAAAAAAGTAAAAATTATTTTTGGAGAACCAATTCTATTCGATGAACAATATTCCAAAAACATTCTAAAAGAAAATTCTTTGAATACTTCTAATGCAAGAGAATCCGTGCAAGTTATCACAGATTGGACTTTTCAGGTTTTGAAAAGATTAGAGCAATAA
- a CDS encoding 1-acyl-sn-glycerol-3-phosphate acyltransferase has protein sequence MFRKKIKKTQDKISISLKNWDPDPQWYTPIFLYTVIGISKFIMKVLNKIEIVNEDILQSLQSRNNRGLLTFSNHNSLFDDPFLISCSAPISIVRQRYIATDAQNFFSKKLTGFIFSQGQCVPIVRGAGINQPGFEYLKKILAGRRLGSYISRRN, from the coding sequence ATGTTTAGAAAAAAGATAAAAAAGACACAAGATAAAATTTCAATTTCTCTTAAGAATTGGGATCCAGATCCGCAATGGTATACACCCATTTTTCTCTATACAGTAATTGGCATTTCTAAGTTTATCATGAAAGTGTTAAACAAAATAGAAATTGTAAACGAAGACATTTTACAAAGTCTGCAATCACGAAATAATCGAGGACTTTTAACATTCAGTAATCACAACTCTTTATTTGATGATCCTTTTTTAATTTCTTGCTCTGCTCCTATAAGTATAGTCCGACAGAGATACATTGCGACTGACGCACAAAACTTTTTCAGTAAAAAACTTACAGGCTTTATTTTTAGCCAGGGGCAATGTGTCCCTATTGTAAGAGGCGCAGGAATCAATCAGCCAGGTTTTGAATATTTAAAAAAGATTCTTGCAGGAAGGAGGCTGGGTTCATATATTTCCAGAAGGAACTAG
- a CDS encoding ankyrin repeat domain-containing protein: MKTLFLFLILFQFSNCVLLDITSKRELIQKKEISTREYETVEEEFLPEGNKKINQDSIILSVKKIKITKKIKETNFDSTYFVKEELSDSFYIVGGIIPFVVKDKDFLTYTAIAFFTFVYSFPVTIIDWASLPFRLRAYEEKKSESEKIVTNEARVEIKNTSDTQIKIHNKNFRYNKNELTIDFENLIGTWAIEDNFSKYFLHSYDLYKIINSNTLEKKIPLANLITTDEFYKILIADAKKRRSQHPLILSYFSSRVCDLRIDSIVNPSEIDKSIQKFKTDFTKMRKHCAFLILKSGSRTDLYSFSKLKEFISMKIEDSEELSTELNKPNHSFDRNKILLLASKKINYSLSFGDDYSVVQDLIHSGFDLNYRKDSSFSPLNSIVRTGNYELAKYLIENGADVNNAGEDNSANTPLYEAIIQNHLQLVKLLVEKGANVNHQNSLNISYLEFCETYNVDLEIREYLKSKGAR; the protein is encoded by the coding sequence ATGAAAACTCTATTCCTCTTCTTGATTCTATTTCAATTTAGCAATTGTGTGCTGCTAGATATCACAAGCAAACGAGAACTCATCCAAAAAAAAGAAATCTCAACTAGAGAGTATGAAACGGTCGAAGAAGAGTTTTTGCCGGAGGGAAATAAAAAAATAAATCAGGATTCTATTATCTTATCTGTGAAGAAAATTAAAATTACAAAGAAAATAAAAGAAACCAATTTTGATTCTACGTATTTTGTGAAGGAAGAACTATCTGATTCCTTTTATATAGTTGGAGGAATTATTCCCTTTGTGGTAAAGGATAAAGATTTTTTGACCTATACAGCCATTGCGTTTTTTACTTTTGTTTATAGCTTTCCTGTTACAATTATTGATTGGGCATCGCTTCCATTTAGGCTTCGAGCGTATGAAGAGAAAAAGTCGGAATCAGAAAAAATTGTTACTAACGAAGCTCGCGTAGAAATTAAAAATACTTCCGATACACAAATAAAAATTCACAATAAAAATTTTCGATACAATAAGAATGAACTAACAATTGATTTTGAAAATTTAATCGGAACCTGGGCTATAGAAGATAATTTTTCCAAATACTTTTTACACTCTTATGATTTATATAAGATTATAAATTCCAATACTCTGGAAAAGAAAATTCCATTAGCAAATCTGATTACCACGGATGAGTTTTATAAAATTCTAATCGCTGATGCAAAGAAACGTCGGAGCCAACATCCTCTTATCCTTTCTTATTTTAGTTCAAGAGTCTGTGATCTTCGAATTGACTCGATTGTTAATCCATCCGAAATAGATAAGTCGATTCAAAAATTTAAAACAGATTTTACAAAGATGAGAAAGCATTGTGCATTTTTAATTTTAAAATCAGGAAGTAGAACAGACCTATATAGTTTTTCAAAATTAAAAGAATTTATAAGTATGAAAATTGAGGATAGCGAAGAACTATCAACTGAACTGAATAAACCGAATCATTCATTCGATCGAAATAAAATACTTCTACTGGCTTCCAAGAAAATAAATTATTCTCTTTCCTTTGGAGATGATTATTCGGTAGTGCAAGATTTAATTCATTCTGGATTTGATTTGAATTATCGAAAAGATTCTTCTTTTTCTCCGCTTAATTCGATAGTTCGCACGGGCAATTATGAACTAGCAAAATACTTAATCGAAAATGGAGCAGATGTAAATAATGCAGGAGAAGATAATTCAGCTAATACACCACTCTATGAAGCAATTATTCAAAATCATTTGCAGTTGGTAAAGCTACTGGTAGAAAAAGGAGCGAATGTAAATCATCAAAACTCACTGAACATTTCCTATCTAGAATTTTGCGAAACATACAATGTAGATTTAGAGATTCGAGAATATTTAAAATCAAAAGGAGCTAGGTGA
- the murI gene encoding glutamate racemase, whose protein sequence is MARERIKIGVTDSGFGGLSVLGELSNTIPEADYIYYGDLLNAPYGNKPPEQVYGFLDEISQFFLGHGVSAIVVACNTATSVAISKLRKKYSVPIFGMEPAIKPAALENPDQTIAVLATPLTLKEEKFMSLGKSLEKHATLKPIPCDGLATIIDTGDIEKAKEYLQPIFKNLEEEKIDLVVLGCTHYVLVKSLFYDWNKNVKLYDGNKGTANHVRRTIIPLPIEGESKLDLFLNGGREEDFEIAYNYLNNQNTNERNYVK, encoded by the coding sequence ATGGCAAGAGAAAGAATTAAAATTGGTGTAACTGATTCAGGGTTTGGCGGATTATCCGTATTAGGCGAACTAAGTAATACAATCCCCGAGGCAGATTATATTTATTATGGAGATCTCTTGAATGCGCCTTATGGCAATAAGCCGCCAGAACAAGTATATGGATTTTTAGATGAAATTTCCCAATTTTTCCTAGGACATGGAGTCAGCGCCATAGTAGTTGCTTGCAATACCGCAACGTCAGTCGCTATAAGTAAGCTTCGAAAAAAATATTCTGTTCCAATTTTCGGAATGGAGCCAGCCATTAAACCCGCAGCCTTAGAAAATCCCGACCAAACAATTGCAGTTCTTGCCACTCCTCTTACTTTAAAAGAAGAAAAATTCATGAGCCTTGGAAAATCTTTAGAAAAACACGCTACTCTAAAACCAATTCCCTGTGATGGACTTGCAACTATTATAGATACAGGAGATATTGAAAAAGCGAAAGAGTATTTGCAACCGATATTTAAAAATCTAGAGGAAGAAAAAATCGATCTTGTTGTGCTCGGTTGCACTCATTACGTTTTAGTAAAATCTCTTTTTTACGATTGGAACAAAAACGTCAAGCTATACGATGGCAATAAAGGAACTGCAAACCATGTGCGGCGAACAATCATTCCCCTCCCAATCGAAGGGGAAAGCAAACTAGATTTATTTTTAAACGGCGGACGAGAAGAAGACTTTGAAATCGCCTACAATTATTTAAACAATCAAAATACAAACGAGAGAAACTATGTCAAATAA
- a CDS encoding NAD-dependent epimerase/dehydratase family protein: MNINLSKPILVTGGSGYIASWVIKYLLEEGHTVHTTVRDKSKKDKYIHLEEIANNSKGKLVVFEADLMKKDSFLESMQDCELVVHMASPFFVVGIKDAQRDLVDPAKEGTANVLHSVNATPTVKRVVLTSSVAAIHGDNCDISKTKDKIFTEEYWNTTSSLTHSPYSYSKTVAEQEAWKIANAQSRWDLLTINPAFVLGPSLTKRTDSTSINMMIQLGNGTFSFGVPELWFGITDVRDVARAHILAGFTPTAKGRHISCTDSCELYTLASHLREQFGEAYPFPKWTVPFFMVWLFGPILGFSHEYVEKNVGTSVKYDNSYTTKDLGLNFTSIKQTVCDHFEQLLRDGIIKRK; encoded by the coding sequence ATGAATATTAATTTATCTAAACCAATCCTAGTTACCGGCGGGAGCGGCTATATCGCATCCTGGGTTATCAAATATCTTTTAGAAGAAGGACATACAGTTCACACGACTGTTCGTGATAAGTCGAAGAAGGATAAGTATATTCATCTAGAAGAAATCGCAAACAACTCGAAAGGCAAATTAGTAGTATTTGAAGCAGACTTAATGAAGAAAGATTCTTTCTTGGAGTCGATGCAAGACTGCGAGCTTGTGGTTCATATGGCGTCTCCTTTTTTTGTCGTAGGAATTAAAGATGCACAAAGAGATTTGGTTGATCCTGCGAAGGAAGGAACGGCTAATGTTCTTCATTCGGTTAACGCAACTCCCACTGTAAAGAGAGTGGTTCTTACTTCTAGCGTTGCCGCGATTCATGGGGATAATTGCGATATATCCAAAACAAAGGATAAGATTTTCACAGAAGAGTATTGGAATACAACTAGTTCCCTAACGCATAGTCCTTATTCCTATTCCAAGACTGTTGCGGAGCAGGAAGCATGGAAGATTGCGAATGCTCAAAGTAGATGGGATTTACTCACGATTAACCCCGCTTTTGTATTAGGTCCTTCTCTTACTAAGAGAACCGATTCAACTAGTATCAATATGATGATTCAACTAGGTAATGGAACTTTTTCTTTCGGAGTTCCCGAACTCTGGTTTGGAATTACAGACGTTCGAGATGTTGCCCGCGCTCATATTTTAGCAGGCTTTACTCCAACTGCAAAAGGCAGACATATCTCTTGCACAGACTCTTGTGAATTATATACATTAGCCTCTCATCTTCGCGAACAATTCGGAGAAGCCTATCCATTTCCAAAATGGACTGTTCCTTTTTTTATGGTTTGGCTCTTTGGTCCTATTCTAGGTTTCAGTCATGAGTATGTAGAAAAAAATGTAGGTACCTCTGTTAAATACGATAATTCCTATACCACAAAAGATCTCGGATTGAATTTCACCAGCATCAAACAAACAGTATGCGATCACTTCGAGCAATTACTCCGCGATGGGATTATTAAGAGGAAATGA
- a CDS encoding GyrI-like domain-containing protein produces the protein MKIAIGVVALLILALILFLFHAGFFTTVTVQEKNVGPYTLVYEEFQGDYKNTPKVQDKIYYALLNENKIETFKGFGIYYDNPQQVPKEKLRSEIGCILEEKDLSKVEELKAKQFKIKEFPKTEAIVVEFPFNTQFSIFAGIMKVYPKLEAFRKEHNYQPREVMEIYDVPSKKILYISLK, from the coding sequence ATGAAAATTGCAATTGGAGTCGTAGCTCTATTAATACTAGCACTTATTTTGTTTCTATTCCATGCTGGTTTCTTTACAACTGTCACAGTTCAAGAAAAAAACGTTGGTCCTTATACTTTGGTATACGAAGAATTTCAAGGAGATTACAAAAATACACCAAAGGTTCAGGATAAGATATATTATGCGTTGTTGAATGAAAATAAAATTGAAACCTTTAAAGGATTTGGGATATATTACGATAATCCGCAACAAGTCCCCAAAGAAAAATTGAGAAGTGAGATAGGATGTATTTTAGAAGAAAAAGATTTGAGTAAAGTAGAAGAACTAAAAGCAAAACAGTTTAAGATAAAAGAATTTCCCAAGACCGAAGCAATCGTCGTGGAATTTCCATTCAATACTCAATTCTCAATCTTCGCGGGTATCATGAAAGTATATCCAAAATTGGAAGCCTTTCGTAAAGAGCACAACTATCAACCAAGAGAAGTCATGGAAATCTACGATGTTCCTTCCAAAAAAATTCTATACATCAGTTTAAAATAA